From one Streptomyces sp. NBC_01478 genomic stretch:
- a CDS encoding ABC transporter permease: MTVMKTSMRNFFAHKGRMALSAIAVLLSVAFVCGTLVFTDTMNTTFDKLFAATASDVTVLPKAAKADGSTPQNGLPESLPASTVAQVAKAQGVKSVEGAVSSMNVTVVNSANKNMGSSTGAPTIAGNWTKNDLRSMEVTSGHAPRGPTETMVDADTADKHHLKMGDSLRTISQTGDFTARIVGIATFKVTNPGAAVVYFDTATAQRELLGATGRFTQLGVTAASGVTDARLKQNVAQTLAPTGTYKIQTAKENADENRQGVGQFMDVIKYAMLGFAGIAFLVGIFLIINTFSMLVAQRTREIGLMRAVGSSRGQVNRSVLVEATLLGIVGSILGVGAGVGIAVGLMKLMSAAGMDLSTRDLTVKWTTPVLGLLLGVIVTILAAYLPARRAGKVSPMAALRDAGTPADGKAGWVRGLIGLVLTGAGAAALFAAATAKKAADGSLVLGAGVVLSLIGFVIIGPLLANGVVRVISVVLLRAFGPVGRLAERNALRNPRRTGATGAALMIGLALVACLSVVGSSMVASATSELDKSVGADFIVQGNQRIVPQAEKAMEQSPDLVHVTRYKDLDATLTSPDGQKDTDGITAADPSYAQDLRRATTAGELSAAYGTNAMSVGSDYATEHGVHLGDTIGVAFKGGSTAKLKVTAITDDDVAIDKGARYTSIATMQKYLPADKIPPNEIMFAKAKDGQEKQAYAALKKAMEPYPQYQVRDQTDYKQELKDQIGKLLNMVYGLLALAIIVAVLGVVNTLALSVVERTREIGLMRAIGMSRRQLRRMIRMESVVIALFGALLGLGLGMGWGATAQQLLALEGLKVLEIPWGTIIAVFVGSAFVGLFAALIPAFRAGRMNVLNAIATE, translated from the coding sequence ATGACTGTCATGAAGACCTCGATGCGCAACTTCTTCGCGCACAAAGGGCGGATGGCGCTCTCGGCGATAGCCGTGCTGCTGTCGGTGGCGTTCGTGTGCGGCACGCTGGTGTTCACCGACACGATGAACACGACGTTCGACAAGCTCTTCGCGGCCACCGCGTCCGACGTGACGGTCCTGCCGAAGGCGGCCAAGGCCGACGGCAGCACCCCGCAGAACGGACTGCCCGAGTCGCTGCCGGCCTCCACGGTCGCGCAGGTGGCGAAGGCCCAGGGCGTCAAGTCCGTTGAGGGCGCCGTCAGTTCGATGAACGTGACCGTCGTGAACAGCGCCAACAAGAACATGGGGTCCTCGACCGGCGCGCCCACCATCGCGGGCAACTGGACGAAGAACGACCTGCGTTCGATGGAGGTCACCTCCGGACACGCCCCGCGCGGCCCGACCGAGACCATGGTCGACGCCGACACCGCCGACAAGCACCACCTCAAGATGGGCGACTCGCTGCGCACCATCTCGCAGACCGGTGACTTCACCGCGAGGATCGTCGGTATCGCCACCTTCAAGGTGACCAACCCCGGTGCGGCCGTCGTCTACTTCGACACCGCCACCGCGCAGCGCGAACTCCTGGGCGCCACCGGCCGGTTCACCCAGCTCGGGGTCACCGCCGCGAGCGGTGTGACGGACGCTCGGCTCAAGCAGAACGTGGCACAGACCCTCGCGCCGACCGGGACGTACAAGATCCAGACGGCCAAGGAGAACGCCGACGAGAACCGCCAGGGCGTCGGCCAGTTCATGGACGTCATCAAGTACGCCATGCTCGGCTTCGCCGGGATCGCGTTCCTGGTGGGCATCTTCCTGATCATCAACACCTTCTCGATGCTGGTCGCCCAGCGGACCCGCGAGATCGGCCTGATGCGGGCGGTGGGCTCGTCCCGTGGCCAGGTCAACCGCTCGGTGCTGGTCGAGGCGACCCTCCTCGGGATTGTCGGCTCGATCCTCGGTGTCGGCGCCGGTGTCGGGATCGCCGTAGGCCTGATGAAGCTGATGAGCGCGGCGGGCATGGACCTGTCGACCCGGGACCTGACCGTGAAGTGGACGACTCCGGTGCTCGGCCTGCTCCTCGGCGTGATCGTCACCATCCTCGCCGCCTACCTCCCGGCCCGCCGGGCCGGCAAGGTCTCCCCGATGGCCGCGCTGCGCGACGCCGGCACACCGGCCGACGGCAAGGCCGGCTGGGTACGGGGTCTGATCGGCCTGGTGCTGACGGGAGCGGGCGCTGCCGCCCTGTTCGCGGCGGCGACCGCGAAGAAGGCGGCGGACGGTTCGCTGGTCCTGGGCGCGGGTGTCGTGCTCTCGCTGATCGGCTTCGTGATCATCGGCCCGCTGCTGGCCAACGGGGTCGTACGGGTCATCAGCGTGGTCCTGCTGAGGGCCTTCGGACCGGTGGGGCGCCTGGCGGAACGCAACGCGCTCCGCAACCCGAGGCGTACGGGTGCCACGGGTGCGGCCCTGATGATCGGCCTCGCGCTGGTCGCCTGCCTGTCGGTCGTCGGATCGTCGATGGTGGCCTCGGCCACGAGTGAACTCGACAAGTCCGTGGGTGCCGACTTCATCGTCCAGGGCAACCAGCGGATCGTGCCGCAGGCGGAGAAGGCGATGGAACAGTCGCCGGACCTCGTCCACGTCACCCGCTACAAGGACCTCGACGCCACGCTGACCTCACCGGACGGCCAGAAGGACACCGACGGCATCACCGCCGCCGACCCGTCCTACGCCCAGGACCTGCGCCGCGCCACCACGGCCGGCGAACTGTCCGCCGCCTACGGCACCAACGCGATGTCGGTCGGCTCCGACTACGCCACGGAGCACGGCGTCCACCTCGGCGACACGATCGGCGTCGCCTTCAAGGGCGGCTCGACGGCGAAGCTCAAGGTCACGGCCATCACGGACGACGACGTCGCCATCGACAAGGGCGCGCGCTACACCAGCATCGCGACGATGCAGAAGTACCTGCCGGCCGACAAGATCCCGCCCAACGAGATCATGTTCGCCAAGGCCAAGGACGGCCAGGAGAAGCAGGCGTACGCGGCCCTGAAGAAGGCCATGGAGCCCTACCCGCAGTACCAGGTGCGCGACCAGACCGACTACAAGCAGGAACTGAAGGACCAGATCGGCAAGCTCCTGAACATGGTCTACGGCCTTCTCGCCCTCGCGATCATCGTGGCGGTCCTGGGCGTGGTGAACACGCTGGCCCTGTCGGTCGTCGAGCGGACCCGCGAGATCGGCCTCATGCGAGCGATCGGCATGTCCCGCCGGCAGCTCCGCCGGATGATCCGCATGGAGTCGGTCGTGATCGCCCTCTTCGGAGCGCTGCTCGGCCTGGGCCTGGGGATGGGCTGGGGGGCCACTGCTCAGCAGCTCCTCGCGCTGGAGGGGCTGAAGGTCCTGGAGATTCCCTGGGGGACGATCATCGCGGTCTTCGTGGGGTCGGCGTTCGTGGGGCTGTTCGCGGCTCTGATCCCGGCGTTCCGGGCGGGGCGGATGAACGTCCTGAACGCGATCGCCACGGAGTAG
- a CDS encoding HNH endonuclease family protein produces the protein MRLRGGAAIAALVMLSVAGCKQDTTGSGDSGPGATAGGGSGTGSGGGAALTAAESLTVKGRAPKTGYSRERFGTAWADTDSNSCDTRDDILKRDLKQVKFTDGDCKVSYGVLESDPYSGKEVVYKRGASLVDIDHLVALSDAWQKGAKYWDASKRIALANDPLNLLTVGASPNRSKGDGDTATWVPPKAYRCTYVAAQVAVKKKYGLWVTSAEKAAMVKVLSTCSKQALPTGGNPTNAPARFHAN, from the coding sequence ATGCGTCTGAGGGGTGGGGCGGCCATAGCCGCCTTGGTCATGTTGTCCGTCGCCGGATGCAAGCAGGACACGACGGGATCGGGTGACTCCGGGCCCGGGGCGACGGCCGGTGGAGGCTCCGGCACAGGCTCCGGCGGGGGCGCGGCTCTGACCGCCGCCGAGTCCCTGACCGTGAAGGGGCGCGCACCGAAGACCGGTTACTCCCGTGAACGGTTCGGCACCGCCTGGGCCGACACGGACTCCAACAGTTGCGACACCAGGGACGACATCCTCAAACGGGACCTGAAGCAGGTGAAGTTCACCGACGGCGACTGCAAGGTGTCGTACGGCGTCCTCGAATCCGATCCGTACTCCGGCAAGGAAGTCGTCTACAAGCGCGGCGCCAGCCTCGTCGACATCGACCACCTGGTCGCTCTCTCCGACGCCTGGCAGAAGGGCGCCAAGTACTGGGACGCCAGCAAGCGCATAGCTCTCGCCAACGACCCGCTCAACCTCCTCACCGTCGGCGCCAGCCCCAACCGCAGCAAGGGCGACGGCGACACGGCGACCTGGGTGCCGCCCAAGGCGTACCGGTGCACGTATGTCGCCGCACAGGTCGCCGTGAAGAAGAAGTACGGGCTGTGGGTCACCTCCGCGGAGAAGGCCGCGATGGTGAAGGTCCTCTCCACCTGCTCGAAGCAGGCCCTGCCGACCGGAGGCAATCCGACGAACGCGCCGGCGAGGTTCCACGCGAACTGA
- a CDS encoding ABC transporter ATP-binding protein has translation MTSAVTIPRHGGTGGRTAVAARARQVVKAYGAGETRVVALDHVDVDIARGQFTAIMGPSGSGKSTLMHCLAGLDTVTSGQIYLDETEITGLKDKKLTQLRRDRIGFIFQAYNLLPTLNALENITLPMDVAGRKPDRGWLAQVVETVGLSSRLKHRPNQLSGGQQQRVAVARALAARPEIIFGDEPTGNLDSRAGAEVLGFLRRSVDDLGQTIVIVTHDPVAASYADRVLYLADGRIVDEMFKPTADAVLDRMKDFDARGRTS, from the coding sequence GTGACATCGGCTGTGACCATTCCCAGGCACGGGGGCACTGGAGGGCGTACGGCCGTTGCCGCGCGAGCGCGGCAGGTCGTCAAGGCGTACGGGGCCGGGGAGACCCGCGTCGTCGCCCTCGACCATGTCGACGTGGACATCGCCCGCGGCCAGTTCACCGCGATCATGGGCCCCTCGGGGTCCGGCAAGTCCACGCTCATGCACTGCCTCGCCGGGCTCGACACCGTGACCTCCGGGCAGATCTACCTGGACGAGACCGAGATCACCGGTCTCAAGGACAAGAAGCTCACCCAACTGCGCCGGGACCGGATCGGGTTCATCTTTCAGGCGTACAACCTGCTGCCGACGCTGAACGCGCTCGAGAACATCACCCTCCCCATGGACGTAGCCGGCCGCAAGCCGGACAGGGGGTGGCTGGCGCAGGTCGTGGAGACGGTCGGGCTCTCCAGCCGGCTGAAGCACCGGCCCAACCAGCTCTCCGGCGGTCAGCAGCAACGCGTCGCCGTGGCAAGGGCGTTGGCGGCCCGCCCCGAGATCATCTTCGGTGACGAGCCGACCGGAAACCTCGACTCCCGTGCGGGAGCAGAGGTGTTGGGCTTCCTGCGCCGGTCCGTCGACGACCTCGGGCAGACCATCGTGATCGTCACCCACGACCCGGTGGCCGCCTCGTACGCGGACCGTGTCCTGTATCTCGCGGACGGCCGGATCGTCGACGAGATGTTCAAGCCGACCGCGGACGCCGTCCTCGACCGCATGAAGGACTTCGACGCGCGGGGGCGTACGTCATGA
- the mfd gene encoding transcription-repair coupling factor yields MSLHGLLDAVVKDPALAEATRAAADGNRMHVDLVGPPATRPFAVAALARQTGRTVLAVTATGREAEDLAAALRSLLPPDGVVDYPSWETLPHERLSPRSDTVGRRLAVLRRLAHPREDDPETGPVSVVVAPVRSVLQPQVKGLGDLEPVALRTGVTADLNAVVDALGAAAYARVELVEKRGEFAVRGGILDVFPPTEEHPLRIEFWGDDVEEIRYFKVADQRSLEVAEHGLWAPPCRELLLTEDVRTRARALAEQHPELGELLGKIAEGIAVEGMESLAPVLVDDMELLLDVLPKGAMTVVCDPERVRTRASDLVATSQEFLQASWAATAGGGEAPIDVGAASLWAIADVRDRARELDMMWWSVSPFAADEELDADTLKLGMHAPETYRGDTAKALADTKGWLADGWRTVFVTEAHGPAARTVEVLGSEGVAARLETELGEIAPSVVHVATGSIDYGFVDTALKLAVLTETDLSGQKAAGKDGVRMPARRRKTIDPLTLEAGDYIVHEQHGVGRYIEMVQRTVQTATREYLVVEYAPAKRGQPGDRLYIPTDQLEQITKYVGGEAPTMHRLGGADWTKTKARAKKAVKEIAADLIKLYSARMAAPGYAFGADTPWQRELEDAFPYVETPDQLTTIAEVKDDMEKSIPMDRLVCGDVGYGKTEIAVRAAFKAVQDGKQVAVLVPTTLLVQQHFGTFTERYSQFPVNVRALSRFQTDTEAKATLEGLREGSVDLVIGTHRLFSSETKFKDLGLVIVDEEQRFGVEHKEQLKKLRANVDVLTMSATPIPRTLEMAVTGIREMSTITTPPEERHPVLTFVGPYEEKQIGAAIRRELLREGQVFYIHNRVESIDRAAARLREIVPEARIATAHGQMSEQSLEQVVVDFWEKKFDVLVSTTIVESGIDISNANTLIVERGDNFGLSQLHQLRGRVGRGRERGYAYFLYPPEKPLTETAHERLATIAQHTEMGAGMYVAMKDLEIRGAGNLLGGEQSGHIAGVGFDLYVRMVGEAVADYRASLEGGVEEEPPLEVKIELPVDAHVPHDYAPGERLRLSAYRSIASANTEEDIKAVREELVDRYGKLPEPVENLLLVAGLRMLARACGVGDIVLQGTNIRFAPVELRESQELRLKRLYPGTVIKPAAHQVLVPRPKTAKVGGKPLVGRELLGWVGEFLASILGS; encoded by the coding sequence ATGAGTCTGCACGGTCTGCTCGACGCCGTAGTCAAGGACCCCGCCCTCGCGGAAGCCACCCGCGCCGCGGCCGACGGCAACCGCATGCACGTCGACCTGGTCGGCCCCCCGGCGACCCGCCCCTTCGCGGTCGCCGCGCTGGCCCGACAGACCGGCCGCACCGTCCTCGCGGTGACCGCGACAGGCCGCGAGGCGGAGGACCTGGCGGCAGCCCTGCGCTCACTGCTCCCGCCGGACGGCGTCGTGGACTACCCCTCCTGGGAGACCCTCCCGCACGAGCGGCTGAGCCCGCGCAGCGACACCGTGGGCCGTCGCCTCGCCGTCCTGCGCCGCCTGGCCCACCCGAGGGAGGACGACCCGGAGACGGGCCCGGTCTCCGTCGTCGTAGCACCCGTGCGGTCCGTGCTCCAGCCGCAGGTCAAGGGGCTGGGAGACCTGGAGCCGGTCGCCCTGAGGACGGGAGTGACCGCCGACCTGAACGCGGTCGTGGACGCGCTCGGCGCCGCCGCGTACGCGCGCGTGGAGCTCGTCGAGAAGCGCGGCGAGTTCGCCGTACGAGGCGGCATCCTGGACGTGTTCCCGCCCACCGAGGAACACCCCCTGCGCATCGAGTTCTGGGGCGACGACGTCGAGGAGATCCGCTACTTCAAGGTCGCCGACCAGCGCTCCCTGGAGGTCGCCGAACACGGCCTGTGGGCACCCCCCTGCCGTGAACTCCTGTTGACGGAAGACGTCCGCACGCGTGCGCGTGCCCTCGCCGAACAGCACCCCGAACTGGGCGAGCTGCTCGGCAAGATCGCCGAGGGCATCGCCGTGGAGGGCATGGAGTCGCTGGCCCCGGTGCTCGTCGACGACATGGAGTTGCTGCTCGACGTCCTGCCCAAGGGCGCGATGACCGTCGTATGCGATCCGGAGCGGGTACGCACGCGTGCGTCCGATCTCGTGGCCACCTCGCAGGAGTTCCTGCAGGCATCCTGGGCCGCGACCGCCGGTGGCGGCGAGGCGCCCATCGACGTCGGCGCGGCCTCCCTGTGGGCCATCGCGGACGTACGGGACCGGGCGCGCGAGCTGGACATGATGTGGTGGTCGGTGTCGCCGTTCGCCGCCGACGAAGAGCTCGACGCGGACACCCTGAAGCTCGGGATGCACGCCCCGGAGACCTACCGCGGCGACACCGCGAAGGCCCTCGCCGACACCAAGGGCTGGCTCGCGGACGGCTGGCGCACGGTCTTCGTGACCGAGGCCCACGGCCCCGCCGCCCGCACGGTCGAGGTCCTCGGCAGCGAGGGCGTGGCGGCCCGCCTGGAGACGGAACTCGGCGAGATCGCCCCCTCCGTGGTGCATGTGGCGACCGGCTCGATCGACTACGGCTTCGTCGACACGGCGCTGAAGCTCGCCGTCCTCACGGAGACCGACCTCTCCGGGCAGAAGGCCGCCGGCAAGGACGGCGTCCGGATGCCGGCCCGCCGCCGCAAGACCATCGACCCGCTCACCCTGGAGGCGGGCGACTACATCGTCCACGAGCAGCACGGTGTGGGCCGCTACATCGAGATGGTCCAGCGCACGGTGCAGACCGCCACGCGCGAGTACCTGGTCGTCGAGTACGCCCCCGCCAAGCGCGGCCAGCCCGGCGACCGGCTGTACATCCCCACCGACCAGTTGGAGCAGATCACCAAGTACGTCGGCGGCGAGGCCCCGACCATGCACCGCCTGGGCGGCGCCGACTGGACGAAGACCAAGGCGCGCGCCAAGAAGGCCGTCAAGGAGATCGCGGCCGACCTCATCAAGCTGTACTCGGCCCGGATGGCGGCCCCGGGGTACGCGTTCGGCGCGGACACGCCATGGCAGCGCGAGCTGGAGGACGCCTTCCCGTACGTCGAGACGCCGGACCAGTTGACCACGATCGCCGAGGTCAAGGACGACATGGAGAAGTCGATCCCGATGGACCGGCTGGTCTGCGGCGACGTCGGCTACGGCAAGACCGAGATCGCGGTCCGGGCCGCCTTCAAGGCCGTCCAGGACGGCAAGCAGGTCGCCGTCCTCGTGCCGACGACCCTCCTGGTGCAGCAGCACTTCGGGACGTTCACCGAGCGGTACTCGCAATTCCCGGTCAACGTACGGGCGTTGAGCCGCTTCCAGACCGACACCGAGGCGAAGGCGACCCTGGAGGGCCTGCGCGAGGGCTCCGTGGACCTCGTCATCGGCACCCACCGCCTGTTCTCCTCCGAGACCAAGTTCAAGGACCTCGGCCTGGTCATCGTCGACGAGGAGCAGCGCTTCGGCGTCGAGCACAAGGAGCAGTTGAAGAAGCTCCGCGCCAACGTCGACGTGCTGACGATGTCCGCCACCCCGATCCCCAGAACCCTGGAGATGGCGGTCACCGGCATCCGCGAGATGTCCACCATCACGACGCCCCCGGAGGAGCGTCACCCGGTGCTGACGTTCGTCGGCCCCTACGAGGAGAAGCAGATCGGCGCCGCGATCCGCCGTGAACTCCTGCGCGAGGGCCAGGTCTTCTACATCCACAACCGGGTCGAGTCGATCGACCGCGCGGCGGCGAGGCTGCGCGAGATCGTCCCGGAGGCGCGCATCGCGACCGCCCACGGCCAGATGTCGGAGCAGTCGCTGGAGCAGGTCGTCGTCGACTTCTGGGAGAAGAAGTTCGACGTCCTCGTGTCGACGACGATCGTCGAGTCGGGCATCGACATCTCCAACGCGAACACGCTGATCGTCGAACGAGGCGACAACTTCGGTCTGTCGCAGCTTCACCAGCTCAGGGGCCGTGTCGGCCGAGGCAGGGAGCGCGGCTACGCGTACTTCCTCTACCCGCCGGAGAAGCCCCTGACGGAGACGGCCCACGAGCGCCTCGCGACCATCGCCCAGCACACGGAGATGGGCGCGGGCATGTACGTGGCGATGAAGGACCTGGAGATCCGAGGGGCCGGAAACCTCCTGGGCGGCGAACAGTCCGGCCACATCGCGGGCGTCGGCTTCGACCTGTACGTCCGCATGGTCGGCGAGGCCGTCGCGGACTACCGGGCCTCCCTGGAGGGCGGTGTCGAGGAGGAGCCGCCCCTGGAGGTCAAGATCGAGCTCCCGGTCGACGCGCACGTCCCGCACGACTACGCCCCCGGCGAGCGCCTGCGCCTCTCGGCCTACCGGTCCATCGCCTCCGCCAACACGGAGGAGGACATCAAGGCCGTACGCGAGGAACTCGTCGACCGCTACGGCAAGTTGCCCGAGCCGGTGGAGAACCTGCTGCTGGTGGCCGGCCTGCGCATGCTCGCGCGCGCGTGCGGCGTCGGCGACATCGTCCTCCAGGGCACCAACATCCGCTTCGCCCCGGTGGAGTTGCGCGAGTCCCAGGAGCTGCGCCTCAAGCGCCTCTACCCCGGCACGGTCATCAAGCCGGCCGCCCACCAGGTGTTGGTACCCCGCCCGAAGACCGCCAAGGTGGGCGGAAAGCCGTTGGTCGGGCGGGAGTTGCTGGGGTGGGTGGGGGAGTTCCTGGCTTCGATTCTGGGGTCTTAG
- a CDS encoding GNAT family N-acetyltransferase: MEPKVSSLAERPDKLEQVRGMPDTWPEFVTNDLVGNAHYSRIATELPEYVLFAEDEHGEVVAQAYSLPFALHTEDRGTLPARGWDQVLVWAFADLRRGTRPDTVSAISISVAPQAQGGGLSGRMLAAMRDNARAHGFTEVVAPLRPSAKHLEPHTPIEEYVRRLRPDGLPHDSWLRVHVRAGAVVDSIAPASMTVAASLEEWRCWTGLPFDTAGDIEVPGALVPVRCEPERDCAVYVEPNVWLRHAL, encoded by the coding sequence ATGGAACCGAAGGTGTCGAGCCTCGCCGAGCGGCCCGACAAGCTGGAGCAGGTCCGCGGGATGCCCGACACCTGGCCGGAGTTCGTGACCAACGACCTGGTGGGCAACGCCCACTACAGCCGGATCGCCACCGAACTGCCGGAGTACGTGCTCTTCGCAGAGGACGAGCACGGCGAAGTCGTCGCGCAGGCCTACAGCCTGCCCTTCGCCCTCCACACCGAGGATCGCGGCACGCTTCCCGCGCGCGGCTGGGACCAGGTGCTCGTCTGGGCCTTCGCCGACCTGCGCCGAGGCACCCGCCCCGACACCGTCAGCGCGATCTCCATCAGCGTCGCCCCGCAGGCCCAGGGCGGCGGGCTGTCCGGCCGGATGCTCGCGGCGATGCGGGACAACGCGCGCGCCCACGGCTTCACCGAGGTCGTCGCCCCGCTCCGCCCCAGCGCCAAACACCTCGAACCGCACACCCCGATCGAGGAGTACGTACGACGGCTGCGCCCCGACGGACTGCCGCACGACTCATGGCTGCGCGTCCACGTCCGGGCCGGTGCCGTCGTCGACTCCATCGCGCCCGCGTCGATGACCGTGGCCGCCTCGTTGGAGGAGTGGCGTTGCTGGACGGGGCTGCCCTTCGACACCGCGGGCGACATCGAGGTACCCGGGGCACTGGTGCCGGTGCGCTGCGAACCGGAGCGCGATTGCGCCGTGTACGTCGAGCCCAACGTGTGGCTACGGCACGCCCTGTGA
- a CDS encoding SCO6745 family protein — translation MSDSVRGVETTKSPATVELSRVRQLWHLLEPLHAVLYYAPEVFEEAAALGYGTEERWPSYFPLRAAPLGPVGSGRVTSAFYSFNPRMVAEHMDSAWSTASPDAVLKARLRGMDRAYRAIFGDRVDSPELAEAAALARRAAEAVNIEGRPLAAANAELTWPAEPHLQLWQAATILREHRGDGHLAALLVAGLDPVESLVSFAAIGAASVQRFESRGWSPQEWSAARERLVGRGVIDDRGTATRAGRDLRQEVERRTDQLAAAPWEFLGRTDTDRLADLLGEFWVAVLGSGLLPSESTLGIGKV, via the coding sequence ATGTCGGACAGCGTGCGTGGAGTGGAGACCACGAAAAGCCCTGCCACCGTGGAGCTGAGCCGCGTGCGCCAGCTCTGGCACCTGCTCGAACCCCTGCACGCGGTGCTGTACTACGCGCCGGAGGTCTTCGAGGAGGCGGCCGCACTCGGCTACGGCACCGAGGAGCGCTGGCCGAGCTACTTCCCGCTGCGCGCCGCGCCCTTGGGCCCGGTCGGCAGTGGGCGCGTGACCTCCGCCTTCTACAGCTTCAACCCCCGCATGGTCGCCGAGCACATGGACTCGGCGTGGAGCACTGCGAGCCCGGACGCCGTACTGAAGGCGAGGCTGCGCGGCATGGACCGGGCCTACCGCGCGATATTCGGCGACCGTGTCGACAGCCCCGAGCTGGCGGAGGCCGCCGCCCTGGCCCGCCGTGCCGCCGAGGCGGTGAACATCGAGGGCCGCCCCCTCGCCGCGGCCAACGCCGAGTTGACCTGGCCCGCGGAACCTCACCTCCAGTTGTGGCAGGCGGCGACGATCCTGCGCGAGCACCGGGGCGACGGCCACCTCGCGGCCCTCCTCGTCGCCGGCCTCGACCCGGTCGAGTCCCTGGTCTCCTTCGCCGCGATCGGCGCCGCCTCCGTCCAGCGCTTCGAGAGCCGGGGCTGGAGCCCGCAGGAGTGGTCGGCGGCCCGGGAGCGCCTGGTCGGCCGAGGCGTCATAGACGACAGGGGCACGGCGACGAGGGCGGGCCGCGACCTGCGCCAGGAGGTCGAGCGCCGCACCGACCAACTGGCTGCCGCGCCTTGGGAGTTCCTCGGCCGGACCGACACCGACCGACTCGCCGACCTGCTGGGGGAGTTCTGGGTCGCCGTACTGGGTTCCGGGCTGCTGCCCTCGGAGTCGACGTTGGGCATCGGCAAGGTCTGA
- a CDS encoding TetR/AcrR family transcriptional regulator, which translates to MSTTKPTKPTKADGPTKTPYHHGDLRRAVLAAALDVIAADGPSALSLRDLARRAGVSHAAPAHHFKDRTGLLTAIAAEGFGLLADAIGEAADLKDAGVRYVRFAREHPAHFQVMFAPELLRDGDLELTTARALATDALRQAVSAVPPEGRGPDARLAGVAAWSLAHGFATLLLGHNLDGAVGERDPEEVFRVLASMLFRAGSD; encoded by the coding sequence ATGAGTACGACCAAGCCCACTAAGCCCACCAAGGCCGACGGGCCCACCAAGACCCCGTACCACCACGGCGATCTGCGCCGCGCCGTCCTCGCCGCCGCGCTCGACGTCATCGCCGCCGACGGCCCGTCGGCGCTGAGCCTGCGCGATCTCGCGCGCCGTGCCGGTGTCTCGCACGCGGCGCCGGCGCATCACTTCAAGGACCGCACGGGGCTGTTGACGGCGATCGCGGCGGAGGGGTTCGGGCTGCTGGCGGACGCGATCGGCGAGGCGGCGGACCTGAAGGACGCGGGCGTCCGCTACGTGCGCTTCGCGCGCGAACATCCGGCGCACTTCCAAGTGATGTTCGCACCAGAGCTGTTGCGCGACGGCGACCTCGAACTCACCACGGCCCGCGCCCTCGCCACCGACGCCCTGCGCCAAGCCGTCTCCGCCGTACCGCCCGAGGGCCGCGGCCCCGACGCCCGCCTCGCCGGCGTCGCCGCCTGGTCCCTGGCCCACGGCTTCGCGACGCTGCTGCTGGGTCACAACCTGGACGGGGCGGTGGGCGAGCGGGATCCGGAGGAGGTGTTCCGGGTGCTGGCGTCGATGCTGTTCCGGGCGGGGAGCGACTGA